In Camelina sativa cultivar DH55 chromosome 16, Cs, whole genome shotgun sequence, a single window of DNA contains:
- the LOC104753487 gene encoding inositol-pentakisphosphate 2-kinase-like, which produces MTKGLNIYKMEEIVLEAKDAVDWSYRGEGAVNLVLAYTGSSPTYLGKVMRIKKTLKKGNENGGDTSGNGLTSLENIIWGGIIKDLASCQNKEMVDYLFAEHVMRPFLGHKYVNVGIRRLVAMEFLESVEKMVTSQPLSRRANPSSVDTNRTSVLLMDDLTRFTHGHVEDDTPCLTVEIKPKYGFLPSSSFIAEENLIKKSVTRFKMQQALKLRQNEILKVSEYDPLDLFSGSKDRIHEAIKALYATPQTNFRVFLNGSLVFGDFRGSKCITTSKVELAFKHILKRILKTEDDDVCASSFIELVADTIYASGALDQLLHVQKLDKYNIEGVIHAYYDLIDQPCKACQELENSKLSNQFGAMHSMSHDEKVNILKNFLISSTATDCSVMVSIRSTETGLSSSSSHGNVHLESTKQDFEYKVHFIDLDMRPLNRMEANYESDKMIMKSYQEMLKT; this is translated from the exons ATGACAAAAggcttgaatatatataaa ATGGAGGAGATTGTTTTGGAAGCAAAAGATGCAGTTGATTGGTCATATAGAGGCGAAGGAGCTGTTAATTTAGTTCTCGCTTACACTGGATCCTCTCCCACTTAC TTGGGAAAGGTGATGAGGATAAAGAAAACGCTAAAGAAAGGGAATGAAAATGGAGGAGACACAAGTGGAAATGGTCTTACCAGTCTCGAAAATATTATTTGGGGAGGGATAATTAAGGATCTTGCATCTTGCCAAAACAAGGAGATGGTGGATTATTTGTTTGCCGAACATGTCATGAGACCTTTTTTGGGTCACAAATATGTTAATGTTGGA ATTCGTCGTCTTGTAGCAATGGAGTTTCTTGAGTCTGTTGAGAAAATGGTGACATCTCAGCCTCTTTCTCGGCGAGCTAATCCATCCAGTGTGGATACTAACCGCACTTCGGTGCTTCTCATGGATGATTTAACACGTTTCACCCACG GTCATGTTGAGGATGATACACCATGCTTAACTGTTGAAATAAAG CCCAAATATGGATTTCTTCCATCTTCAAGTTTCATTGCGGAAGAAAATCTTATTAAGAAGAGTGTAACTCGTTTCAAAATGCAACAAGCTCTCAAGCTTAGGCAAAACGAG ATATTAAAAGTCAGTGAATATGATCCCTTAGACCTTTTCTCTGGATCCAAAGATAGAATACACGAAGCAATAAAAGCGCTCTATGCGACTCCTCAAACCAATTTCCGTGTGTTCTTGAACGGTTCTTTGGTATTTGGAGACTTTCGTGGTAGCAAATGCATAACAACCTCAAAGGTGGAATTAGCTTTTAAGCATATACTCAAACGGATCTTGAAAACAGAAGATGACGACGTATGTGCAAGTAGTTTCATAGAGCTTGTTGCTGACACTATTTACGCATCTGGAGCTCTAGATCAGCTTCTACACGTTCAAAAGCTTGACAAATATAACATTGAGGGGGTGATACACGCGTACTATGACTTAATTGACCAGCCATGTAAAGCGTGCCAAGAGTTGGAAAATAGCAAATTGTCTAATCAATTTGGTGCCATGCATTCAATGTCACATGatgaaaaagtaaatattttgaagaattttcTAATATCTTCCACTGCAACGGATTGTAGTGTAATGGTAAGTATTAGATCAACAGAGACTGGTCTGTCAAGTTCGTCTTCTCACGGTAATGTTCATCTTGAATCAACAAAGCAAGATTTTGAGTACAAg GTACACTTCATTGATCTTGATATGAGACCTTTGAATAGAATGGAAGCCAATTACGAATCAGACAAGATGATCATGAAATCATACCAGGAGATGCTGAAGACGTAA